In Catharus ustulatus isolate bCatUst1 chromosome 27, bCatUst1.pri.v2, whole genome shotgun sequence, the DNA window TGTGCAGAGTGTGTGCACTGCATTCCCTGTGTGTGCTTCCTCCAAGGCATTGCCATGTGTGTGCACTGCATTCCCTGTGTGTGCTTCctccctgtgtgtgcagggtgtgtgcaCTGCATTCCATGTGTGTGCAGAGTGTGTGCACTGCAttccctgtgtgtgcagagtGTGTACACTGCATTCCATGTGTGTGCAGAGTGTGTGCACTGCAttccctgtgtgtgcagagtGTGTGCACTGCATTCCATGTGTGTGCTTCCTCCCAAGGCATTGCCATGTGTGTGCAGGGTCTCACGTGCGGTGTGTGTGTACCATGTGTGTGGGATCTCATGTACAGTGTGTGTGTACCATGTGTGTGGGAACTCATGTGCAGTGTATGACCCGTGTGTGGGATCTCATGTGCAGTGCATGTAACCATGTGTGCAGGGTCTCACGTGTGGTATGTCCCCCCCATGTGTGTGGGAACTCATGTGCAGTGTGTGTAACCATTTGTGCAGGGTCTCATGTGCAGTGTATGACCCATGTGTGGGATCTCATGTGCAGTACAAATGTGTACCATGTTCTGAGTGCCAGGTCCATGTGCGGTGTGTGACCCGTGTGTGTATcttctgtgtgcatgtgcagTGCATGTTCAGTGGGCTATGCATGTCCCATATCCAGTGCCCTAACACGAGCAGTGTGCTGCTCCGGTGCTGTGGTTCCCGTGTGCTGTGCCTGCGGTGCCACGGTCGCGGTGGGTGTGTGCCCGGTGTGTGGGTGCAGCAGTACCGGCGTGTGCCCGCCCGTGCTGGCAGCGCGGTGtcggtgctgctgctgcggggcagcgccagcgCCCGGCCcggtgccagccctggggccaaGCCCTGCACGGCACGTGGAGCCACAGCGCGTGGGGCTGGTGTGGTGGCAGAGAGCCGTGCCAGTGCCGTGCTGGTCTCCAGTGCAAGCGCTgatgcactgccagcccctgcgGGCCAGCACAGCGCCGGTGCCAGCGCAGCGCGGGTCCCCGGCAGTGCCCATCTCGGTGCCGGTGCCAGTGCCGGTGCCACTGCCGATGATGGTGCCAGGCAGCGCCAGTCCCGTGCGGTATCAGTGCGGGTTCCCAGCAGTCCGGGCCCCGGTGCAGTGCCAGTACGGGGCCGGCGGCAGTGACAGTGTCGGTGCCCGTCCCGTTCAGTGCCATCCCGGTCCCGTTAAGCGCCAGTGCCACCGCCGTACCGAGCGGATCCCGCCCCCGGCCGCAGCACCGCCCCCAGCCCGCCCGTCCGGGGCTctcggggagcggggccggtgCGGAGCGCGATGGTtccggcggggccgccccgctcctgcctcctgctgaCGGccgcgctgctgccgctgctgccggtACCGGCACCGGGGGCAACCCCGGCCCCCCCCGCGCTCACCGACGCCGAGATCGAGGAGTTTCTGCGGGGCTTCCTTGGACCGGGGGACGGCGGGGACCGGGATGGAGACGGCACTGAGCTGCTCTTGCACACTCACCTCGACATCGGCACCGGCACCgccaccggcaccggcaccggtGAGTGATCGGCACCAGGATCCCACGGGGAACGGGGGTGGCGGGATGGGAGGaccccccagcctggccctgccacGCACACCCTGCCTCGGGGTGACTGCCCCCACACTTCTGTCCCCTCATCCTCTCCAGGGTCGCTGACGGAGCCTGAGAAACccaggaaggggaagaaggaaaaacccCCCAAGAAACCCAAGGATAGACCCCGGGGCCCAAAGAAGGATAAGGACAAGGACCGGGGCAAGAACAAGCCCCCCAAGAAATCCAAGGAGAAGCCACTGAAAGGCTCTGAAAACCCTCCAAAAGGCTCTGAAAAACCTCCAAAAGGCACTGAAAAACCTCCAAAAGGCGCTGAAAAACCTCCAAAAGGCTctgaaaaacccccaaaaggcTCCAAAAAGTCCAAGGAGAAGCCACCCAAGGCCACCAAGCCCTCTGGCAAGaagccaccagtgccaccaagCCCCCCCACTGAACTCCCCCGAACCTTGCAGCCCTCGCAGGGCAAGGAGGATGAAGAGACACCCGAGTTCCTGAAGCCTTTGCACcacaaggaggaggaggaggaggaggaggaggatggaggtgTCCGAGGTGAGTTTTGGGGACGCCCATCTTGCCACTAGAGGGGTTGGGATGGgaggtctcagcagagcagagcatcaCCTCACATCCTGCTCAGTGGCCCTGGCAGCACCCTACAGCTGGCTGGGCTTTGTCCCCTTGGGTTTCCCCTCTGTTCCCCCTCTTCCCATGGGATTTTTTACCCACTGTGGGGCTAGGGGGAGGCCAGGACAGGGGCCTGGGGAGGCCATGCCAGCCCCTCgctgtctctgtccccaggagagCTAGAAGAGCCACCAAATGAACACTGGGGGCTGGGCCGGGAGGGCTGGAACCCTGAGCCCCAGCCAGGTGAGTGCCCAGTCCCCAGGCCCATCACCCTGCATCTTGGGGACACTCCTCTGCAGGCCAGGGCCACCCCTCTGCACCCTGGGGCTATCTCCTTGTGTCTTGGGaccacctccctgtccccaaatgttACCTTCCTGAACCCCAATGCCACgtcccagctccccaggacCATGCTCCTGTAACATGGGCTGCCTCCTTGTTCCCAAAAGCCACCTTCCTGCACCCCTGTCACCTTCCTGTGTCCCAACACCATCTCCctgcatcccagtgccaccaccttGCACGCCAGGAgcaccttcctcctccctggTGTCACTTCCCTGCACTCCACTGCACTCTGGACTAATTCCCTGCTCCcaagtgtcacctcctgtgtgcCCCAAGGCCATCACTCTCACCTCAGGCCTCCTTTCTATTctcacatccctgctctctgttgtcccctgcctgctccccagtGCCCCTTCTCCATGTGTCCCTTCTCTGCAGAGGTCCCCGAGGAGCCGGAACCCCCGACTCTGGACTACAACGAGCAGCTGGAGCGGGAGGACTACGAGGACTGTATGGTGCTGGGTTGTGGGTGGGGGgccaccagggctgctggcctGCAGCAAGGGATGAAGGGCCTGTCCTTCCTGTCTCATACCACAAAGCcaccctctgtgtccccagttGAGTACATCCGGCGGCAGCAGAAGCCCCCCAAGCCCCCAAGCAGGAGGAGACCAGAGCGGGTCTGGCCCCAGCCTGAGGAGACACGTATGTTGggaggatggggacatggggagctggcactgctcagggtgAGGTTGGGGGACAATCCTCAGCCTTGGGAACCCAGGGAAGCAGCATTTTGGGgtagcctggagctgggatgaaCATGGTGACAGCATAAGCTGTGCAGGGGCCCTGTAAGGGTGTGGGGATCTCTTGGTGGCACAGGGGTCCTGTGGGATGTAGAGGGGTCCTGTAAGGATACAGAGAACcctgcagggacatggggacccTGTGAGGGCATGGAGAACCCCATAGGGACATGAAGTTCCCGTTGGAGCATGGGGGACTCTTGGGGAGACACTACAGGTGTGGGGATCTCTTAGGGGCATGGGCACCCCAGTGGAATACAGAGGGGTCTGGTGGGGACTTGGGGACCTCACAAAACATGGGAACCTGAAAGGGAAATCTGGGTTCCAGAGGGGCATGCTGACCCCATAGGGAACAGAGGGCACcctgcagggacatggggacaccctCATTGCCTCCccatctccagcacagccccttttccttcctcccccaaGCAGAGCCGGAGGAGCGCCCCCCGCAGCCCCTCCCGCAGCCCCTCCCGCAGCCCCCCTTGCCTGGCCCTGTGACTGAAGGGGACTATGGCGAGGGCTTCGAGCCACCCGACTATGATGATTGTGAGTGATGAACCAGGAAGGGCAAAGCACCCTAGCACCCCCAAtcattccttcctctcccacctccaGAAGGTTGTCCTAGCCCCTCACCCTCTGCCCCTCAGGGACCTACGGGCTGCCCCCACCGACAAAGCCCCACGGACACCTGGACAAAGAGGACAGGATGGAGACAGACAAGGAGAAAACCAGACCCTGTGAGAGGGGGTGGAAGGGGCTGGACTGAGTGGGCAGGGCCGGGGGGTGGGGCAGGCGTGTACCAATAATGGGCATGTGTACTGCAGGGTCGATGGCAGAGTCACAGGGAGGGTGGCATATCCCTGGGTGGGGACCCATCCCCATGGTGGGTGTCACATCCCCACAGCGGGTGGCACAACACCGGGGCACATGTCACATGGTCAGTGGCATGTCCCTGGGATAGGTGACATCTGCATGGtgagtgtcacctccctggagTGGATGTCACATCACCTGGGTGGGTCTTATGACTTCAGGGATGGTGGTACATCCCTAGAGTGGGTGGCATGTCCCTGGGGGTGAGTGTCACATCCCCAGGAGGTGGCATGTTCCCGGGGTGGGTGTCACACCCCTAGCATCAGTGGCACATTCTTGGGGTGGGTGACATGTTCCTGGGACTGGTGTCACGTCCTTGGGGTGGGTATCACCTCACCAACAGTGAAGCccaagaaagaggaggaggaggaggagcactGGGCAGAGGAGAAGGGCCAGGACCGCAAAGGTGGGTGCCAgcccccattcctgtcccctcccacctGACCCCCTCCTTGCCCCCCTCACtgtgccttttcctttcccaggaaaacccaaaaaaacaggaggaaagaaGTGGGATCCAGATGAGGAGGAATGGGCCCCtccagcagagaagaaaagtgaGTGTCCTCATTCCTTGGGTGATAGGGACACCCTGCTGGGGGGTGGAAGCCCATCACCCACTACCCCTTGCTGTCCCCAAGGGTGTCCCCCGATTGGGCTGGAGTCCCATCGCATTGAGGATGACCAGATCCTGGCCTCCTCCATGCTGCGTCACGGCCTGGGTGCCCAGCGTGGCCGCCTCAACATGCAGGTGAGTGTCACCCCCAGCAGCCACCCCTtaggccatggggacacccccaccCACTGCTCACTGCTCCCCAGGCGGGCACCAATGAGGACGATTTCTTTGATGGGGCATGGTGTGCTGAAGATGACAGCCGGACACACTGGCTCGAGGTGGACACTCGCCGCATCACCATGTTCACCGGTGTCATCACCCAGGGGCGCGACTCCCAGATCCAGTATGGGGACGTGGGGGTGGACACATGGGGCAGGGGAGCACCGTAGGAATCCCTGTCAcaacctgtccctgtcctcctACAGTGATGACTTTGTCACCAGCTTCTATGTGGGCTTCAGCAACGACAGCCAGCACTGGGTGATGTACAGCAATGGCTATGAGGAGATGGTGAGGACCTGTTCTGGGTGGGTGACATGGGAACAGCGGGGAGCTTCTTGGGTGCATCTCTGCCTCCTTGACAGATGTTTTACGGCAACGTGGACAAGGACACACCAGTGCTGAGTGAGTTCCCTGAGCCAGCGGTGGCCCGGTATATCCGCATCTACCCCCAGCGCTGGAATGGGAGCCTCTGCCTGCGCCTTGAGGTCCTGGGGTGCCCCCTCTCTGGTAACAGTCCCCCTGAAGCAGTCCCGGGGCCACGAGGGTTGGGATCTCTGCAGCCATCCCcggctgctgtgtccctgtcccctccacagCTGTCAGCAGCTACTACACCCAGCAGAATGAGGTGACCTCCACGGACAACCTGGACTTCCGACACCACTCCTACAAGGACATGAGGcaggtgggcactgctgggggggCAGATCCAGCAGAGGGTGGGATTCTCTCTAGGCCATGGAATACTCTGTCAACAAATTTACTGAGTGGCATACTCTGTGGGGTTGGAACACTCATGGTTGTAGGATCCTTCATGGTGGCGGGATCCTCCATGAGGAATGGATGCCTCTCTGGTTGTGGGCACATCTTTGGGGCATGGCATTCTCGGTGGTTGTGGGCACTTCAGTGGTGGGATCCTCCACGGGCATGGGATTCTCTGCAGGGTGTGGGCTCGTCCCCCCAAGCACcacccccatctctccccccTCTGCAGCTGATGAAGGTGGTGAATGAGGAGTGTCCTACCATCACCCGCATCTACAACATTGGCAAGAGCTCACGGGGGCTCAAGATCTACGCCATGGAGATCTCCGACAATCCGGGCGAGCACGAGACGGGTGAGGGGGTACgagggtctggggtcccccagCCATGGTCCTGCGTGTTTGCTGACTCCTTGGTCCCTGCCTCCAGGTGAGCCCGAGTTCCGGTACACGGCGGGGTTGCACGGGAACGAGGCGCTGGgccgggagctgctgctgctgctgatgcagTTCCTGTGCAAGGAGTACCACGATGGAAACCCCCGTGTGCGGGGTCTGATCACCGACACCCGCATCCACCTCGTCCCATCTCTCAACCCCGATGGCTATGAGCTGGCCCATGAGGCGGTGAGGGggtggcagggtgggatgggccATGAGGCAGTGAGATAGGACAGTGGAGCAGTGGGGAAGGATGTGGGGTGTTGGGGTGGGCTGTGGGACTGTGGGATGGGATTGCAAAGCAGAAGGATGCAGCCCCCCCCACCTCAGCTCACCCCTGGGCTGGGTGCAGGGCTCCAAGCTGGGCACCTGAGATCTGTCAGAGAAGGGGATGGGACCTGAAGCAGTGGGATGGGATATGGGTGGTGGGATGCAGCCCCCGAATGTCctgggctgcctgcagggctctgaACTGGGCAACTGGGCACTGGGCCATTGGACAGAGGAGGGCTTTGACCTCTTTGAGAACTTCCCCGACCTGGCCTCAGCACTGTGGGCAGCCGAGGAGAGGCGGCTGGTGCCCCACCAGTTCCCCAACCACCACATCCCCATCCCGGAGCACTACCTGTCTGAAGATGCAGCGGTGagtgcagcacagggcacagggatgtggaAAGGGTGGCAGGGGGTGACATCTCATGCCCTGTGCCTGCCTCACAGGTGGCAGTGGAGACACGGGCTGTCATGGCATGGATGGACAAGAACCCCTTTGTACTGGGAGCCAACCTGCAGGGTGGGGAAAAGCTGGTGTCC includes these proteins:
- the AEBP1 gene encoding adipocyte enhancer-binding protein 1 isoform X2, yielding MVPAGPPRSCLLLTAALLPLLPVPAPGATPAPPALTDAEIEEFLRGFLGPGDGGDRDGDGTELLLHTHLDIGTGTATGTGSLTEPEKPRKGKKEKPPKKPKDRPRGPKKDKDKDRGKNKPPKKSKEKPLKGSENPPKGSEKPPKGTEKPPKGAEKPPKGSEKPPKGSKKSKEKPPKATKPSGKKPPVPPSPPTELPRTLQPSQGKEDEETPEFLKPLHHKEEEEEEEEDGGVRGELEEPPNEHWGLGREGWNPEPQPEVPEEPEPPTLDYNEQLEREDYEDFEYIRRQQKPPKPPSRRRPERVWPQPEETQPEERPPQPLPQPLPQPPLPGPVTEGDYGEGFEPPDYDDWTYGLPPPTKPHGHLDKEDRMETDKEKTRPLKPKKEEEEEEHWAEEKGQDRKGKPKKTGGKKWDPDEEEWAPPAEKKRCPPIGLESHRIEDDQILASSMLRHGLGAQRGRLNMQAGTNEDDFFDGAWCAEDDSRTHWLEVDTRRITMFTGVITQGRDSQIHDDFVTSFYVGFSNDSQHWVMYSNGYEEMMFYGNVDKDTPVLSEFPEPAVARYIRIYPQRWNGSLCLRLEVLGCPLSAVSSYYTQQNEVTSTDNLDFRHHSYKDMRQLMKVVNEECPTITRIYNIGKSSRGLKIYAMEISDNPGEHETGEPEFRYTAGLHGNEALGRELLLLLMQFLCKEYHDGNPRVRGLITDTRIHLVPSLNPDGYELAHEAGSELGNWALGHWTEEGFDLFENFPDLASALWAAEERRLVPHQFPNHHIPIPEHYLSEDAAVAVETRAVMAWMDKNPFVLGANLQGGEKLVSFPFDTARPSPPTPAAAPRPLDYEDEHPELQETPDHAVFRWLAISYASAHLTMTETFRGGCHAQDVTDAMGIVQGAKWHPKAGSMNDFSYLHTNCLELSIYLGCDKFPHESELQQEWENNKESLLTFMEQVHRGIKGVVTDQQGEPIANATIVVGGINHNVRTASGGDYWRILNPGEYRVSARAEGYNPSVKTCHVLYDIGATQCNFVLSRSNWKRIREIMAMNGNRPIRRVVPGRPMTPRERLRLRLRLRHRMRLREQMRLRRLNATMASSSPTAPPSTTALPFPFSSTAYTPWSQEPPTAGTWEMDTETEVVTELVTEMEGWELHTGTMQPLTTAETYTVNFGD
- the AEBP1 gene encoding adipocyte enhancer-binding protein 1 isoform X1, which gives rise to MVPAGPPRSCLLLTAALLPLLPVPAPGATPAPPALTDAEIEEFLRGFLGPGDGGDRDGDGTELLLHTHLDIGTGTATGTGTGSLTEPEKPRKGKKEKPPKKPKDRPRGPKKDKDKDRGKNKPPKKSKEKPLKGSENPPKGSEKPPKGTEKPPKGAEKPPKGSEKPPKGSKKSKEKPPKATKPSGKKPPVPPSPPTELPRTLQPSQGKEDEETPEFLKPLHHKEEEEEEEEDGGVRGELEEPPNEHWGLGREGWNPEPQPEVPEEPEPPTLDYNEQLEREDYEDFEYIRRQQKPPKPPSRRRPERVWPQPEETQPEERPPQPLPQPLPQPPLPGPVTEGDYGEGFEPPDYDDWTYGLPPPTKPHGHLDKEDRMETDKEKTRPLKPKKEEEEEEHWAEEKGQDRKGKPKKTGGKKWDPDEEEWAPPAEKKRCPPIGLESHRIEDDQILASSMLRHGLGAQRGRLNMQAGTNEDDFFDGAWCAEDDSRTHWLEVDTRRITMFTGVITQGRDSQIHDDFVTSFYVGFSNDSQHWVMYSNGYEEMMFYGNVDKDTPVLSEFPEPAVARYIRIYPQRWNGSLCLRLEVLGCPLSAVSSYYTQQNEVTSTDNLDFRHHSYKDMRQLMKVVNEECPTITRIYNIGKSSRGLKIYAMEISDNPGEHETGEPEFRYTAGLHGNEALGRELLLLLMQFLCKEYHDGNPRVRGLITDTRIHLVPSLNPDGYELAHEAGSELGNWALGHWTEEGFDLFENFPDLASALWAAEERRLVPHQFPNHHIPIPEHYLSEDAAVAVETRAVMAWMDKNPFVLGANLQGGEKLVSFPFDTARPSPPTPAAAPRPLDYEDEHPELQETPDHAVFRWLAISYASAHLTMTETFRGGCHAQDVTDAMGIVQGAKWHPKAGSMNDFSYLHTNCLELSIYLGCDKFPHESELQQEWENNKESLLTFMEQVHRGIKGVVTDQQGEPIANATIVVGGINHNVRTASGGDYWRILNPGEYRVSARAEGYNPSVKTCHVLYDIGATQCNFVLSRSNWKRIREIMAMNGNRPIRRVVPGRPMTPRERLRLRLRLRHRMRLREQMRLRRLNATMASSSPTAPPSTTALPFPFSSTAYTPWSQEPPTAGTWEMDTETEVVTELVTEMEGWELHTGTMQPLTTAETYTVNFGD
- the AEBP1 gene encoding adipocyte enhancer-binding protein 1 isoform X3, with the protein product MVPAGPPRSCLLLTAALLPLLPVPAPGATPAPPALTDAEIEEFLRGFLGPGDGGDRDGDGTELLLHTHLDIGTGTATGSLTEPEKPRKGKKEKPPKKPKDRPRGPKKDKDKDRGKNKPPKKSKEKPLKGSENPPKGSEKPPKGTEKPPKGAEKPPKGSEKPPKGSKKSKEKPPKATKPSGKKPPVPPSPPTELPRTLQPSQGKEDEETPEFLKPLHHKEEEEEEEEDGGVRGELEEPPNEHWGLGREGWNPEPQPEVPEEPEPPTLDYNEQLEREDYEDFEYIRRQQKPPKPPSRRRPERVWPQPEETQPEERPPQPLPQPLPQPPLPGPVTEGDYGEGFEPPDYDDWTYGLPPPTKPHGHLDKEDRMETDKEKTRPLKPKKEEEEEEHWAEEKGQDRKGKPKKTGGKKWDPDEEEWAPPAEKKRCPPIGLESHRIEDDQILASSMLRHGLGAQRGRLNMQAGTNEDDFFDGAWCAEDDSRTHWLEVDTRRITMFTGVITQGRDSQIHDDFVTSFYVGFSNDSQHWVMYSNGYEEMMFYGNVDKDTPVLSEFPEPAVARYIRIYPQRWNGSLCLRLEVLGCPLSAVSSYYTQQNEVTSTDNLDFRHHSYKDMRQLMKVVNEECPTITRIYNIGKSSRGLKIYAMEISDNPGEHETGEPEFRYTAGLHGNEALGRELLLLLMQFLCKEYHDGNPRVRGLITDTRIHLVPSLNPDGYELAHEAGSELGNWALGHWTEEGFDLFENFPDLASALWAAEERRLVPHQFPNHHIPIPEHYLSEDAAVAVETRAVMAWMDKNPFVLGANLQGGEKLVSFPFDTARPSPPTPAAAPRPLDYEDEHPELQETPDHAVFRWLAISYASAHLTMTETFRGGCHAQDVTDAMGIVQGAKWHPKAGSMNDFSYLHTNCLELSIYLGCDKFPHESELQQEWENNKESLLTFMEQVHRGIKGVVTDQQGEPIANATIVVGGINHNVRTASGGDYWRILNPGEYRVSARAEGYNPSVKTCHVLYDIGATQCNFVLSRSNWKRIREIMAMNGNRPIRRVVPGRPMTPRERLRLRLRLRHRMRLREQMRLRRLNATMASSSPTAPPSTTALPFPFSSTAYTPWSQEPPTAGTWEMDTETEVVTELVTEMEGWELHTGTMQPLTTAETYTVNFGD